TGTGGGCGGTCAGTCGCGCACCGCTGATTTCAACGCTGTTAATGCTGCCTATCAAACTTCCCTCTCCAAGTATGGGGATTTCTGAAGTTCAACAGTCAGAACATGTAACAATTCATTACCTATAACAATGTCAGGCTGTACAATATTTCACTTTTAATAGTACAGCTACTGGAATAAGTAAATTATAAAGTTTAGAGAGCAAGTCCAAATATTCATCTCATTGCTTGCTGAGATCAAGCAAGTGGTAAAAGCTCGCCTATATATCTCTAAAATATCTTTGAAAGCatgacataaaatatattaatgcagGGTACAAAGTCAGCTAATTTCAACATACCAATTTGATTTAAGTGAGGGGTAAAGTTGTGAAAATCTCAATAAagatattgtaaaaaatatggtgCCCCACTTGTGATCAGAAGAATTCCATTTTGGCTTTGAGAATAATGAGTCCAGCAAACACAGAtgcccatcccccccccccaccccgaattAAACTGGACAAAAAGAAGAGTGTTGGGAGGTTATCATGtgaatttatatttaaagaaattaagtacaaaaatgtacaaagagcaataactctcaAAATAAGGGAACAAGAGTTAGTTAGACTAGAGTACTGCAATTAATAAATGAGATATACCTACCTATCAAACTTAAAGTGTATACCTCTTAGTTTTCAAGAAATGCTCTGctcaaaatttaagttattttttaaaagcaatAATTCTTAAATTTGCAGAGCATTAGGGTTAATATTCTTGTTCAATGCATATTCTCTTCATACTATCTATAACTATTAAGTTAAAAGTGGATATCTCTTTTAGGTTTTTGAGACATGCTTCGGACAAAATTtaagtaaacaagagcaccgccaagctcggctgtgggtgcagttttgaataaatgaaagcttgtcagaattttttttttaaaggtcacagtgaccttaacctttgacctagtgacccaaaaatgggtgtggcgtgtagaactgatcaaggtgcatctacatacatgtatgaagtttcaaagttgtaggtggaagcaatttgattttagagccaatgttcaaagccttaacaaaatgtttaggttttagcatgacgcaaacggcggacgacacgacgagctggctatgacaatagctcgggttttcttcgagctaaaaaaattaacaatgggCAATAACTTTAAGAACAGGAAAGCAATAGTTATGGTTCCTTTGCACTGCACATCCCTTATTGGGCCTTAATGAAATCTACTTTACCTATCAAGATAATATGTGTTTTAAGTTTTGAGATATGCTACAGACAAAACTTTTGTACAAAAAATAACCAAAGGCAATAATTCAACGGCCCTTTTTCAAAAGTACCAAAGGGATAAGGCTGGTTATTAATCTTTGCCTCCTTTTTATGCTAACATTCATTCTTAGAAAGTTTGGGGACAATCCCATAAAAACTGGTTGGGTTTAAGAGAAGAAGTCAATAAGTGCGAAATTCAGTTGTGGACGGTCCAGAAACTATCCGCCTCCCTTCAGGGGCTTAAAAAACACTGAACTAGTCATTAACAAAGTCATATTTGAAATTATTTCTATTACAAATTTGGACACAATCAAGCTACGATCGTAAGTTgattttttccaaaatgtttcaATTATCAACTCCGTAAAAAGGTACTCCACATAAAAATTTCTAATTTTAGACAAAGGCTTTAATACAAAATTTGTCATAACTTACCACATGGAAATTTATCAATCTTAATTATGGtccatttgaaaaaataaaatacgcACTGTAACAAGATGTGATGAAGCAATCCATGATTTGCTCCCTTTCACCGTGGCAATCCAGTCCGCCATTTTGACGACCTtcacatgaccttgacctagttttcCTTCCTGCGTCACAAGTACGTGAGCATTTGCTCCAGTCAGACCAGATGGACCACCTGCCATCAACTAATCCAAAAATAGTTACTGTTACTAGGAGAACAATTTAGAACAGAATCTACAGTATCTGATACTAAAGATATGaatctcgctctgggaaaatggggtttaaagcatgggcgtaaagtgtggggtttaatgcatgtgcgtaaagtgtggggtttaattcatatgcgttaagtgtgggatttaatgcttgtgcataaagtgtggggtttaatgcatgtgcgtagtgttgggtttaatgcatgtgcgtaaagtgtggggtttaatgcttgtgcgtaaagtgtggggtttaatgcatgtgcgtaaagtgtggggtttaatgcatgtgtgtaaagtgtggggtttaatgcttgtgcataaagcgTGGGGTTTAACGCATGCGAGTAAAGTGCGgggtttaattcatatgcgttaagtgtgggatttaatgcttgtgcgtaaagtatggggtttaatgcatgtgcgttaagtgtggggtgtaatgcatgtgcgtaaagtgtggggtttaattcatatgcgttaagtgtaagattaaatgcttgtgcgtaaagtgtggggtttaatgcatgtgcgtaaagtgtaaggtttaatgcatgtgcgtaaagtgtggggtttaatgcatgtgcgttatgtgtggggtttaatgcatgtgcgtaaagtgtgggggttaatgcatgtgcgtaaagtgtggggtttaatgcatgtgcgtaaagtgtggggttaaatgcttgtgcttaaagtgtggggtttaatgcttgtgcgtaaagtgtgggctttaatgcttgtgcgtaaagtgcggGATTTAATggttgtgcgtaaagtgtggggtttaattcatatgcgtaaagtgtggggtttaattcatatgcgttaaagtgtggggtttaattCAAATGCGTTAAGTGTGggatttaatgcttgtgcgtaaagtgtggggtttaatgcatgtgcgtaaagtgtggggttcaatgcatgtgcgtaaagtgtggggtttaatgcttgtgcgtaaagtgtggggtttaatgcttgtgcttaaagtgtggggtttaatgtttgtgcataaagtgtggggtttaatgcttgtgcgtaaagtgtggggtttaattcatatatttaaagtgtggggtttaatgcttgtgtgtaaagtgtggggtttaattcatgtgcgttaagtgtggggtttaattcatgtgcgttaagtgtggggtttaatgcatgtgcgtaaagcgtggggtttaatgaatgtgcgtaaagtgtggggtttaatgcatgtgcgttatgtgtggggtttaatgcatgtgcgtaaagtgtgcggtttaatgcatgtgcgttaagtgtggggtttagtgcatatgcgtaaagtgtggggtttaattcatatgcgttaagtgtggggttaaatgcatgtgcctaaagtgtggggtttaatgcatgtgcgtaaagtgtggggtttaatgcatgtgcgataagtgtggggtttaatgcatgtgcgtaaagtgcggggtttaattcatatgcgttaagtgtgggatttaatgcttgtgcgtaaagtgtggggtttaatgcatgtgcgtaaagcgtggggtttaatgcatgtgcgtaaagtgtggggtttaatgcatgtgcgtaaagtgaggggtttaatgcatgtgcgttaagtgtggggttaaatgcatgtgcgtaaagtgtggggtttaatgcttgtgcttaaagtgtggtgtttaatgcttgtgcgtaaagtgtggggtttaatacttgtgcgtaaagtgtggggtttaatgcttgtgcgtaaagtgtggggtttaattcatatgcgttaagtgtgggatttaatgcttgtgcgtaaagtgtagggtttaatgcatgtgcgtaaagtgtggggtttgatgcttgtgcgtaaagtgtggggtttaatgcttgtgcgtaaagtgtggggtttaatgcatgtgcgtaaagtgtggggtttaattcatgtgcgttaagtgtggggtttaattcatgtgcgttaagtgtggggtttaatgcttgtgcgtaaagtgtggggtttaatgcatgtgcgttaagtgtggggtttagtgcatgtgcgtaaagtgtggggtttaatgcatgtgcgtaaagtgtggggtttaatgcatgtgcataaactgtgtggtttaatgcttgtgctttaagtgtggggtttaatgcttgtgcgtaaagtgtggggtttaatgcatgtgcgtaaagcgtggggtttaatgcatgtgcgtaaagtgtggggtttaatgcatgtgcgtaaagtgtggggtttaatgcttgtgcataaagtttggggtttaatgcctgtgcttaaagtgtggggtttaatgcttgtgcgtaaagtgtggggtttaatgcttgtgcgtaaagtgtggggtttaattcatgtgcgttaagtgtggggtttaattcatgtgcgttaagtgtggggtaaaatgcttgtgcgtaaagtgtggggtttaatgcttgtgcgtaaagtgtggggtttaatgcatgtgcgttatgtgtggggtttagtgcatgtgcgtaaagtgtgggttttaatgcatgtgcgtaaagtgtggggtttaatgcatctgcataaaCTGTGtggtttaatgcttgtgctttAAGTGTgtggtttaatgcttgtgcgtaaagtgtggggtttaatgcttgtgcgtaaagtgcggGGTTTAATtgttgtgcgtaaagtgtggggtttaattcatatgcgtaaagtgtggggtttaatgcttgtgcataaagtgtggggtttaattcatgtgcgttaagtgtggggtttaattcatgtgcgttaagtgtggggtttaatgcttgtgcgtaaagtgtggggtttaatgcttgtgcgtaaagtgtggggtttaattcatgtgcgttaagtgtgtggtttaatgcatatgcgtaaagtgtggggtttaattcatatgcattaagtgtgggatttaatgcttgtgcgtaaagtgtggggcttaatgcatgtgcgtaaagtgtggggtttaattcatatgcgtaaagtgtggggtttaattcatatgcgttaagtgtgggatttaatgcctgtgcgtaaagtgtggggcttaatgcatgtgcgtcaagtgtggggcttaatgcatgtgcgtaaagtgtggggtttaatgcatgtgcgtaaagtgtgggatttaatgcatgtgggtaaagtgtgtagtttaatgcacgtgcgtaaagtgtcatcccagatcagcctgcgcagtccacCTTGTTTTTTAACAGAAGAGTTGTGTTAAACCTAGTATTTTGACAGTGACTTTGATAATGAAGATTTTAAATGTGTCCATGCTTCAGATATCAAGGGGACCCCACTGCAGACCATGGGAAAAGTACAGACTGACAAGAAGTACCCTTAACAGGACCACCTGTATTCTCAAGAGAACTTTATAAAAATATGCCAACATATTAGTTTCATGAAACCTATGCTCATGATCATaagaactatatatatatttcaaacagtGTTTCAGTGACCTGGTAAATTGATTTAACAATACCAATATGGAGTCTAATTTTGGGAACAGTTTGCTCTTTTTTTGTTATTAGAAAGCAGTTTTTCCTCCATTTAGGCATAAAATATTAGGTGAACATTCTACATGGATGCATGGATGCACACATTAGATGGCAAAGTATGTTATACTACTTATCTGGATTGCTCCATACTGGCAAACAAATGATTTTACCAGTTTGTTGTGTAAGTGGCACTTAGGGGTATGTCGAGTATGGAAGATTTATACCGTCAAACAGAGTTCTTTTTTACTGTGATTTTCAGCactatttttttttgcaaatgttaatCACCAGTGAAATCAACAGTGtaagtactttaaatgtaaatcaaACCAATGCAAAAGATAAATAAATCTGGGTCAGATAAAAACCAGCCACTCAAACCTGTAACCTGTGACCTTGATGTGGCGTGTTCTGAAATCCacccaaacaaacaaacattgcaCACTGCCCTAACGTTTTTCACTCTGCCCTACTCTTGTATTTTAGTGCAAAGCCTGATAACAAACTACCAAAGTCAGTTGTCTTCAACTATGCAgaaaatttgtttatattaagcTGTTATACTTCAACTATTTTCTGTTGATAATTTTGGCATATTCTTAACATATCCTCATATCCTAAGAGATACAggtatgtttaaataattgttaaaattatacaaataattcatgtatgacaatacaaatagatcatatatatatttatcttaaaGTACTCTGTTCTTTCAAAAAGTTAAATACCAGATAGTCATTATATTCTCTTTGAATTCAGAGACATCAACCCtgattcatattgaaatataaatacataacatatagATAATACAAAACTGTTGCAGAGTTCAGCAAtctatgtattattattttcaataaaagtcatcaatttaaagtaatataaaattatatttcttgGCTAGCTGTTATTTTGGAAACCCTAGTAAGAGATTGTGCTATGTGGGCTACTTTATACAATGGCTTAGATGGCTTATAAGATAAGCGGggtaaacaaacaatttttatagCGAATAAGTGCAGGACATATGACCCAcgccatgcaaaaatgggtcttatgccatttgtTGTCAtcttagctccagaccagcctgtgcatctggGTAGTCTGCTGTGGAGCTGCTATCCACTTAAAAGACCATTAAACGCtgcatgtttttttaagcagACGGCGTAGCCccagaccagactgcgcaaatgcaaaGCCTAGTCTTAAGctatgctggccacatatggcataagaccaaatTTTGGTCCTTTGGTATAAGACAGAAACAAATTGTCATTTCCCTTTGTCCAGCTTTTAAATTAATGATTTGTATTGTTTATTGCAGGGAATGGGGTGGGCTGCAAATGTTCTTGGACTGCTTCTATTGGTCAGTCCTTATCCAGGAAAATGTGGTCCTATTGGTCAGCTAAATTTAGAAGTTGAGGTCACCAACGATAACATTGAAATGTCATGGACAGTGAATACAACAGTTCAAAACATCTATGGATTCAAGACCATACTCTACAATGATCACGATCAGACGCTCTACACTTCATCAGTTATTCAAAGTCAAGAACGCAAAATGACGATAAGTAACGAGCTGAAAGGCACTGGCACCATCTGCATCCAACAGCTGCTTAACCACACTGAGGTTCTGCAGGAAGCTTGCAAAAAAGTCAAGGTCAGTGACCTTAAAATGGTGATAGGAATCATGGCTGGCGCCATATTTCTGTTTCCTTGCCTAATGACTCTAGCATATATCATCTATAAGGATAAGAATATAGCTAAGATAGACTATGCACAGTTTGAGAGCCATATTGAACAAAGAGTTATTACAGAGCGACCAAGTGACAGCAACAAAACTGTTCTTCAAGACACAAAGTCCTTTACGAGAAATGTAGATGTTGCTAACAGAGGGGAAACAAGGCAGGAAAATGGGGCCAACAAGAAAACCAGAAAGGAATCAGATACATTAGAAATAACCGATACCAAGGAACCAAACGAATTAAATAGAAAAGTTATACTTTTTTCGGACAAAGCCATACAAAGTGGGCAAGAAGAAAATGTGCAATGGTTATCTAAAACTGATTCAAACAGGAGCAGAGGTACCAAAAGGCCAAGTTCATCAAAGACAAATGTTACAAATGACCAGAACATCTTGCAGAAGAAAACAGAAATATATGTTGTTAAACTATAAGATGAAA
This is a stretch of genomic DNA from Dreissena polymorpha isolate Duluth1 chromosome 7, UMN_Dpol_1.0, whole genome shotgun sequence. It encodes these proteins:
- the LOC127839466 gene encoding uncharacterized protein LOC127839466, producing the protein MGWAANVLGLLLLVSPYPGKCGPIGQLNLEVEVTNDNIEMSWTVNTTVQNIYGFKTILYNDHDQTLYTSSVIQSQERKMTISNELKGTGTICIQQLLNHTEVLQEACKKVKVSDLKMVIGIMAGAIFLFPCLMTLAYIIYKDKNIAKIDYAQFESHIEQRVITERPSDSNKTVLQDTKSFTRNVDVANRGETRQENGANKKTRKESDTLEITDTKEPNELNRKVILFSDKAIQSGQEENVQWLSKTDSNRSRGTKRPSSSKTNVTNDQNILQKKTEIYVVKL